GGAGGCTGAGGCCTACACGGCCCCTTAGGTATAGGCCAGATAGAAGTGAACGCCTTCTGCCGCTTTCGTGAAGTGGTCCGGGCATGAACACTGGACACCAAAGAGGCAGAAGTGCCATGCAGGGAAGAAAATGATGGAGGAACAGCTTGAAGAAGGGCCCAGGGtagggtgagaggaggagctaAAAGAAGGCAGAGTGGAAGAGGTCGAAGAAGGGTGAGAAGAGGAGGTTGAAGAAGAGCCCAAGgtagggcgagaggaggagcgAGCGGTAGCGCCAGAAGCAGAGCTACGAGAGGATATatattgcagatatctgtagTTCAATTCTTCCTagtcaaaaataacatttcagatatccacaatgaaattcttcctaGTACAAATGACGTCACTTTTGCTATTCCTGTGTATTTGGCTTTCAATTTTagatatccacaattacattctggatgTCTGGAATAAACATTCTGGATATTTGCAATAGAATTCTTACCAGGAAAAACTCCCATTTCAGATATCTTCAGTCTAATTGCtactagtcataattttcattacagatatccagaatgtaattttcATTAGTAAAAATGTCTTTACAGATATCCACACTTCGTattatgactagtaaaaatgcaATTGTGGGCATCTGTATATGTATTGTGGATatccataatgacatttttactagtcacaatgtattttggGGTATTCAGAATTACTCTCTGGATATCTGAAGTAGTTTTTCATTTTCGGCTTGCCATATTGTACTTGTATAAAACTCgtaggttaggttaggttaggttaggtaACAAACTGGGGGAAAAGTCACGTTCCGGATGCCGAGACCTGACACGTGATCAATCCcgctgctgtgattggttgagaAGGCGGCAATTTATATGTGGGGCAAAGGTAGCGTTTAAGTCTGTTTATGTAGCGTCGCCTGTCCACTGGTGTTGTAACGATGCTGTTCACCAAGGTACGTGTCTTTACATTAGTTATAATAAATGCAGCAGCATGTATACATAGCTTTAGTCGATTAAATGACTGTAACCGCAGGTTGTTGTCCCCCTGACCTACATGTTCCCTGTTTCGAGTCAATCGAGTGAAGAAATGCAAACTACGTCAcctgctaacgctagctagcaaGCAGCTAACGTTACATATGTATTCTCACAGGATTCACGGTTATAAACGTTTAAGAGTAACGCTCTTACATTTTTACCGCTTACATTCAAGTCTCAGAGGTAATGTCTGGCATCTGATACTGAATAGTAAATAACTAGCTGGTACCTTTGATAAAACCCAGAAGGTCGTTAAACAAAACATAGCGCTTATGCAAGGCAACATGGACTACGGAGCCTGGGAGATTTTATACATAGTAGACAGAAAAATCGACACGTAATTGTGTATATGTTTTTTGACGATGTCGACAAATTGCTGAGCCTCAGCTTGTTTGACtggactgattgattgattgtgcaGATGTACTTACTGAAGGGGCCAGAGagcatttaatttttttacagCTTGAACcaaatttttaatttttaccaAAAAGTTTGTTAACAGATCAATTTGTCTAGGATATTCATTATCATACACCGTATTGCATTCATCCTTTTCTCGTGTGTTGCTCAAAAGACCAAAGAGATTGCATGTCATTTTCTGATGGATATCTAAATGGGAAATACCATAGTAGTTTGAAAAATAGgttaatctcttttttttttattttgcagtaaaCAGTATTTTTGAACAGCAAATGGTTATAGGAGTCCTTCAGGACTGGAAATACTGTCActactgtaaatgtcaaatgtaGATGATCTCTGGGTTTTTTAACTGGCATATATGACCTTGAAATGATACCTCAACATTTTAAATCTCCAAAAAGGCACTTCATTAATGGTAGGATCaggtgacaaaatcaaacatgacaGTATGTTTATACCAAATAAGCCTTACTTGGATATCAGTCCTGCAAAAATATTGTAGAGATTACTATATgtactgaaaacatgtttggcaAATAATCATCAGTACTATAATGTCTAAGTGGGTAAAAGCAgatattagaacaagtagaaaGTGCTCCAGTGTACTTTGAACTCTGTTCCTTTAGCCCCTCTTGAAATAGGGCTGttatgtcacacattttacttttatcaaATACTTGCAGCTTCTTGCGATGTGGATATTGCACATAGTCATATTGTGATTTATATATCTCTATAATTGTAaggatatttatttttctggaaaatagatttttaagcTCTGACTCAAATGTAATGGTAACAAAGGTTACAAAAAAAGTTGTGGAGGTGCCCTCAGATTTACTACCtttttaaccttgttttatGATGTTGATTTCCCCTCTCATGTGCAGGTTCTCAAAGCCAGTGTGCGGTCTGGGATACGGCTGCAGAGCTCCAGTGCAGCTGCTGCTACAGCATCTCacagcagccagccagcaggAATTGGCTTCTCATTTGGTAAGCAGAATGTGGAGactttacatttaatttaaaggacATGTTCACAATTTGAACATACCTGCCATAAAGCATTAATCCCATGCCAAAATGCACACTGAAAGACTATTAGTCAGTGTAATTGCCCCTCGCACCTGTACTGGCTGTAAAGTACCACTTCATGAAATGTCTACAAAGTAAATACTGTTGGACAAAATTCACCAACCTCATCTGCgcaaaaatgttttcctgactTTGCAGAGTCAGACAGCTCAGTAGGTTTCTCCCAAAATAACAGTGTTTACAGGGTAAAATCCCAAcattcttttccttttgcaAGTGTTATTGTCAAAGACTTTTTACCAACCTGATTTGACAAACTCAAGATTTCTGAAACCCAATATTAGCATCAACTGTAAACATCAGGAACCTTTGATTCTGTCTGTCCTAATTACATTGAAATTACTTCATCGATTGTCTTCTTGCTGCTTTGACCCGCAGAGCTGACAGAGCAGCAAAGGGAGTTCCAGCAGCTGGCGAGGAGGTTTGCACGTGAAGAGATTGTCCCTGCTGCACCTGCTTATGACAGGAGTGGTGAGGTGAGTATAGCCCAGAGACTAGGCTGCTGCATAGAGTGAACAATATCTTTATGATTAATAACACATGACAGTAAGGTATGGCAAATAAGCGGCACAACCACGCTTATCTGCCATACCTTACTGTAAAGGATACCtttgaataattaaatgatgaaatattgtcattttacagtatCCTGTCCCCATCATCAAGAAAGCATGGGAGCTTGGCCTGATGAACGGTCACATTCCTCAGGAATATGGTATGTTGTTTTGATGCTCATCAATGACTTGAGTCCATTTAGACCTTTGTGGAACATTAGGTTGACTTCCCTTTTTGGGGTAGGCTACACAGAACCTCACATAATGTTTTCTCCATCAATTCAGTTTCTAATTGAAATCCTAAACAGCCACACATAATGATTAAGGACCCTGCTTAAGGGCACTTCAGCAGTAGTAATAAATGAGGTGCAAGTGCTGCCTTTTAATTTCCCCATCCAGATTTACCCTGCTTGTCCTGGTTTTGAACAAGTCACAATCTTGCTACTCTGATCCGAAGCCCACCACTGCTGAGGCgcttcagtgtttattttctattgCAAACTGGCTGACTTCTGTTTAAAAATCAACCCTGTTGTGTCTTGGTCCCTTTGTGTTTAGGTGGAATGGGTTTGTCTATCTTTGACAACTGCCTCATCACAGAAGAGCTGGCTTATGGGTGCACAGGAGTACAGACTGCTATCGAAGCAAACTCTCTGGGAGTAAGTTGTTGTTTATCACAAACTCTTTGCCAGTTTTAGAGGctcattttattcaaatgaaagtCTTTTTAGGTAATCCTAGTTGAAGGGTTACCTCCCTGAAACAAAATCGGATTTCAACTAAATGCCAATCAGGATTGACCAGATTGATGAGAGTAGATATATATAACACCAGATCAGTCAGTAAAGGATTCTCTATCTTATTAGTACAATCCAAATGATACCCAGCCTTATCCAACACCGAGACTTCTGCCACCACCTCTTAATGAAATCAGTGAATATCTGAGAACTAtcttcattattaattatttcttGAGAAAGGCAACAgaaatgttcttctttttttcattaccAGAATGCTGCAGTCTTCTGGTTTCAACACCAGATTAGACTCAGCAGTGATCAATAACCGTGCTTGTAGCTCGGTAGGGATTGAATTATATCTGTTTCTCCCACACAGCAAATGCCTGTCATTATAGCTGGCAGTGACgcacagaagagaaaatatcTGGGAAGGATGGCTGAGGAGCCTCTCATGTGTGTAAGTATTCAATTATGTAGAATCAGAGGAAGGATTTTCTGCAGGACTTCACCTGCTTGGGTCCATTTTTAGTTGTACTTTTATTTCTGACACCCTTTAAACAACAGGAGCAAATGTCCTCTTGCAAAGGGTGGGCATGCCTTATAAAGGCACTACATTTAATATTATCTGTTGGcaccagcagcagaaatatttAGAAAAATGGTACTGCTCTATCTTGCATGAGCTCAGATGATGTAAACTactgtgtggtgtgttttcGGCAGGCGTACTGTGTGACAGAACCGGGGGCGGGCTCTGATGTGGCTGGTCTCAAGACCCGAGCTGTGAAGATGGGCGATGAGTATGTTGTGAACGGGCAGAAGATGTGGATCACCAATGGTGGGAAAGCTAACTGGTGTGTACTCACTAGCACTACTCTTACTGTACACTCAATAGAGTATATAAATAGAATATCCACTCAGTCTCACTTTATATTGATTGAACTTAATGATCATTTTCTGGAGGCTGCAGTTTGTAGTGCTGTTGAAGGAATGAATTTGAAAGATGACTAAACTGTTTCAGGATAACTGAAATGTTCGCTTCCTCTTCAACTAACGAACATCTTTATCTGCCGCCATTTTGTCAAGAGTCCCCAATTATTACTGCACATATAAGTAACATGTGAAAGGAAGCAAGATAGCTCCTTTCTTAGTTACTTTCCTCaccagacaaagaaagaaagaatatgGGTTTAATTGCATTTTAAGACTTCCCAGTTGGGACAGTGAGTTGCTAGCTTTGCAAGCCCGGAGTGGCTAGTTTATTTGGCCCAGACATTTATGCAGTCCTTATTGTTGAGCCCTGCTAActacaaaaaaatgtctgttctTGTGGTTGTAAGAATGTTTTATACACCTTTTTATATTTCTAGGTACTTCCTGCTGGCCCGCACCAACCCAGATCCTAAATGTCCAACCGGCAAAGCTTTTACTGGCTTTATTGTGGACGCAGACACTCCAGGAATTCAAGTAGGAAGAAAGGTAAGATTATCTTTAATTCATGaactggttttgttttcagatcagaATTATCCTTATGGGTAGCATTTAATCAGAGCTGGGAGAGATGAATTAATGAACCGCAAAGCTGAGAGAAACTTGAAAACGTTTCTTTTGTCCCAATAGACCAAGAAAGAAATGTGGTTTTCAAAGCAGCTGTtccacatttatatttacagaaatgGAAACATCAAAGCTACAAAATTAAGATTTTTATCTTAAAATCTTGCAGTGCAGCCAAGTGAATGCCAAC
Above is a window of Acanthopagrus latus isolate v.2019 chromosome 21, fAcaLat1.1, whole genome shotgun sequence DNA encoding:
- the acadm gene encoding medium-chain specific acyl-CoA dehydrogenase, mitochondrial, translating into MLFTKVLKASVRSGIRLQSSSAAAATASHSSQPAGIGFSFELTEQQREFQQLARRFAREEIVPAAPAYDRSGEYPVPIIKKAWELGLMNGHIPQEYGGMGLSIFDNCLITEELAYGCTGVQTAIEANSLGQMPVIIAGSDAQKRKYLGRMAEEPLMCAYCVTEPGAGSDVAGLKTRAVKMGDEYVVNGQKMWITNGGKANWYFLLARTNPDPKCPTGKAFTGFIVDADTPGIQVGRKEMNMGQRCSDTRGITFEDVRIPKENVLITEGAGFKIAMGAFDNTRPPVAAGATGLAQRALDEATNYALERKTFGKVIAEHQAVSFLLAEMAMKVELARMAYQRSAWEVDQGRRNTYYASIAKAFAGDIANQVASDAVQVFGGNGFNSDYPVEKLMRDAKIYQIYEGTAQIQRLIIAREHLGRFKK